A single region of the Leptodactylus fuscus isolate aLepFus1 chromosome 5, aLepFus1.hap2, whole genome shotgun sequence genome encodes:
- the CNNM3 gene encoding metal transporter CNNM3 isoform X1 yields MCGAAFASTNMAAAAVRLLLVAGLGVTRAASVVGEAGDQAQVLGLRLEDGSGVSMSGGVIRARPGSVFRLRLYGSGLRNDTWPWLSIGAAGGQGCSPALDSPLHLLDEFVVCSEHSSLVTVKVQDGVRGGKSSVYPLCIRKGAEWSLYPGGDTVIAVAEDEEEKPPWVMAGQPCALFSPSSRLQAVGLKFSQEDYMDVWLLAVLIALCVLLSGLLRGLQLSTLILEPPELGILKDWGSPSERLGATRLDYLRTRWGGYTLISLLALCCITNAAVAVLLYRAIDSIAGAIFSAAGLLLFAGEALPAAITSVWGPWLASKCLWLTQFFLLLPVPVSFPLSWVLEKVFGQDPSCCRLRLRILELARCGDPYSELVRDEFSKGALRNRTVEDILTPVNDCFMLPSDALLDFNTMSSIMESGYTRIPVYENERSNIVDILYLKDLAFVDPEDCTPLSTITRFYSHPVHFVFSDTKLDAVLEEFKKGKSHMAIVQKVNNEGEGDPFYEVMGLVTLEDVIEEIIKSEILDESDDCKQNVKKKRPKVQPMLMPRGGEDLSFFKTSDIEQRVKLSPQLLLATQRFLSQEVELFSTSRVSEKVLLHLLKLPGVTQEVKFDDSDRLAPEHYLYLRSQPVDYFILILQGRVQVEIGKEGLKFENGAFTYYGVAALNSCLLAHQSPTGGQDQLESPDSGYYCPDYSVRALSDLQIIKVSRLQYLNALRTSYSHTSAQSPDSIELKIFPTSQTQLLNDKNAGAGTDIKMEVKKDAVRLSAGVQRRAEGSSP; encoded by the exons ATGTGTGGGGCGGCTTTTGCCTCCACCAACATGGCCGCTGCAGCTGTGCGGCTTCTTCTAGTGGCTGGACTAGGGGTAACACGAGCGGCATCGGTAGTAGGTGAGGCCGGTGACCAGGCCCAGGTGTTAGGGCTGCGGCTGGAAGATGGAAGCGGAGTGTCTATGAGCGGAGGTGTCATTAGGGCCCGGCCTGGCTCTGTTTTCCGTCTCCGTCTCTATGGCTCAGGTTTACGGAATGATACCTGGCCTTGGCTGTCCATTGGGGCCGCTGGGGGCCAAGGCTGCAGCCCTGCACTAGACTCTCCCTTACATCTGCTGGATGAGTTTGTGGTGTGCAGTGAACACTCCAGCCTGGTCACTGTGAAGGTTCAGGATGGGGTCAGAGGGGGTAAGAGCTCTGTATATCCCCTGTGTATTCGCAAGGGGGCAGAATGGAGTCTGTATCCAGGTGGGGACACCGTTATCGCAGTGGCGGAGGATGAAGAAGAGAAGCCGCCATGGGTGATGGCCGGACAGCCCTGTGCCCTGTTTTCACCCTCCTCCAGGCTTCAGGCGGTGGGCTTAAAGTTCTCGCAGGAAGACTATATGGATGTATGGCTGCTAGCTGTTCTCATAGCCCTCTGTGTACTACTGTCCGGCCTTCTTCGAGGACTCCAACTGAGCACCCTAATTCTTGAACCTCCAGAACTCGGCATCCTTAAGGACTGGGGCTCACCCTCCGAAAGATTAGGGGCTACTCGGCTGGATTATCTCAGGACTCGATGGGGCGGCTACACCCTTATTTCTCTCCTGGCCTTGTGCTGTATTACTAACGCAGCTGTAGCCGTCCTGCTGTACCGTGCCATAGATTCAATCGCTGGTGCTATTTTTTCAGCAGCTGGACTGCTATTATTTGCTGGAGAAGCCCTGCCGGCCGCCATAACTTCTGTCTGGGGCCCATGGTTGGCGTCCAAGTGTCTATGGCTCACCCAATTCTTTCTGCTTTTGCCTGTGCCTGTTTCATTTCCCCTATCCTGGGTCCTTGAGAAGGTTTTTGGGCAAGATCCGAGCTGCTGTCGCTTGAGATTGAGAATTTTAGAACTGGCCAGATGTGGAGATCCCTACAGTGAGCTAGTGCGGGATGAATTCAGCAAGGGAGCATTGAGGAACAGGACGGTAGAAGATATATTAACACCTGTGAACGATTGCTTCATGCTACCTAGCGATGCTCTCTTGGACTTTAACACCATGTCCAGCATCATGGAGAGCGGCTACACCCGTATACCAGTGTATGAGAACGAGCGCTCCAACATTGTGGACATCCTGTATTTGAAAGACTTGGCCTTTGTGGATCCAGAAGATTGCACCCCTCTGAGCACCATTACACGTTTCTACAGTCACCCTGTCCACTTTGTGTTCAGTGACACCAAGCTGGACGCTGTGCTGGAGGAGTTCAAGAAGG GCAAATCCCATATGGCCATTGTACAGAAAGTGAACAATGAAGGGGAAGGAGACCCGTTCTATGAAGTAATGGGTCTAGTCACTCTGGAAGATGTTATTGAAGAGATAATCAAATCAGAGATCCTGGATGAATCGGATGACTGCA AACAGAATGTAAAGAAGAAGCGTCCCAAGGTGCAGCCTATGTTAATGCCTCGTGGCGGGGAAGACCTGTCATTTTTCAAGACCAGTGACATAGAGCAGAGAGTCAAGCTGTCGCCCCAACTTTTACTGGCGACACAGCGCTTCTTATCACAAG AAGTGGAGCTCTTCAGCACCTCCCGGGTGTCAGAAAAGGTCCTCCTGCACTTATTGAAGTTACCAGGGGTCACACAAGAGGTAAAGTTCGATGACAGTGACCGCCTTGCCCCTGAGCACTACCTGTACTTGAGAAGTCAGCCTGTGGACTACTTTATTCTCATTCTGCAG GGTCGAGTACAGGTGGAAATTGGAAAGGAAGGTCTGAAGTTTGAGAATGGGGCCTTTACATACTATGGTGTGGCAGCACTGAACTCCTGTCTGTTAG CTCATCAGTCTCCTACCGGGGGTCAAGACCAATTGGAGTCTCCAGATTCTGGCTACTACTGCCCAGATTATTCTGTAAGAGCCTTATCTGACCTTCAGATAATAAAG GTCTCCCGGCTGCAGTATCTGAACGCTCTCCGGACCTCCTACTCCCACACCAGTGCCCAGTCTCCAGACAGCATAGAACTGAAGATATTTCCTACCAGCCAAACCCAGCTCCTGAATGATAAGAATGCTGGCGCAGGCACGG
- the CNNM3 gene encoding metal transporter CNNM3 isoform X2 has protein sequence MCGAAFASTNMAAAAVRLLLVAGLGVTRAASVVGEAGDQAQVLGLRLEDGSGVSMSGGVIRARPGSVFRLRLYGSGLRNDTWPWLSIGAAGGQGCSPALDSPLHLLDEFVVCSEHSSLVTVKVQDGVRGGKSSVYPLCIRKGAEWSLYPGGDTVIAVAEDEEEKPPWVMAGQPCALFSPSSRLQAVGLKFSQEDYMDVWLLAVLIALCVLLSGLLRGLQLSTLILEPPELGILKDWGSPSERLGATRLDYLRTRWGGYTLISLLALCCITNAAVAVLLYRAIDSIAGAIFSAAGLLLFAGEALPAAITSVWGPWLASKCLWLTQFFLLLPVPVSFPLSWVLEKVFGQDPSCCRLRLRILELARCGDPYSELVRDEFSKGALRNRTVEDILTPVNDCFMLPSDALLDFNTMSSIMESGYTRIPVYENERSNIVDILYLKDLAFVDPEDCTPLSTITRFYSHPVHFVFSDTKLDAVLEEFKKGKSHMAIVQKVNNEGEGDPFYEVMGLVTLEDVIEEIIKSEILDESDDCKQNVKKKRPKVQPMLMPRGGEDLSFFKTSDIEQRVKLSPQLLLATQRFLSQEVELFSTSRVSEKVLLHLLKLPGVTQEVKFDDSDRLAPEHYLYLRSQPVDYFILILQGRVQVEIGKEGLKFENGAFTYYGVAALNSCLLAHQSPTGGQDQLESPDSGYYCPDYSVRALSDLQIIKVSRLQYLNALRTSYSHTSAQSPDSIELKIFPTSQTQLLNDKNAGAGTALLFNTAVMGTIESVS, from the exons ATGTGTGGGGCGGCTTTTGCCTCCACCAACATGGCCGCTGCAGCTGTGCGGCTTCTTCTAGTGGCTGGACTAGGGGTAACACGAGCGGCATCGGTAGTAGGTGAGGCCGGTGACCAGGCCCAGGTGTTAGGGCTGCGGCTGGAAGATGGAAGCGGAGTGTCTATGAGCGGAGGTGTCATTAGGGCCCGGCCTGGCTCTGTTTTCCGTCTCCGTCTCTATGGCTCAGGTTTACGGAATGATACCTGGCCTTGGCTGTCCATTGGGGCCGCTGGGGGCCAAGGCTGCAGCCCTGCACTAGACTCTCCCTTACATCTGCTGGATGAGTTTGTGGTGTGCAGTGAACACTCCAGCCTGGTCACTGTGAAGGTTCAGGATGGGGTCAGAGGGGGTAAGAGCTCTGTATATCCCCTGTGTATTCGCAAGGGGGCAGAATGGAGTCTGTATCCAGGTGGGGACACCGTTATCGCAGTGGCGGAGGATGAAGAAGAGAAGCCGCCATGGGTGATGGCCGGACAGCCCTGTGCCCTGTTTTCACCCTCCTCCAGGCTTCAGGCGGTGGGCTTAAAGTTCTCGCAGGAAGACTATATGGATGTATGGCTGCTAGCTGTTCTCATAGCCCTCTGTGTACTACTGTCCGGCCTTCTTCGAGGACTCCAACTGAGCACCCTAATTCTTGAACCTCCAGAACTCGGCATCCTTAAGGACTGGGGCTCACCCTCCGAAAGATTAGGGGCTACTCGGCTGGATTATCTCAGGACTCGATGGGGCGGCTACACCCTTATTTCTCTCCTGGCCTTGTGCTGTATTACTAACGCAGCTGTAGCCGTCCTGCTGTACCGTGCCATAGATTCAATCGCTGGTGCTATTTTTTCAGCAGCTGGACTGCTATTATTTGCTGGAGAAGCCCTGCCGGCCGCCATAACTTCTGTCTGGGGCCCATGGTTGGCGTCCAAGTGTCTATGGCTCACCCAATTCTTTCTGCTTTTGCCTGTGCCTGTTTCATTTCCCCTATCCTGGGTCCTTGAGAAGGTTTTTGGGCAAGATCCGAGCTGCTGTCGCTTGAGATTGAGAATTTTAGAACTGGCCAGATGTGGAGATCCCTACAGTGAGCTAGTGCGGGATGAATTCAGCAAGGGAGCATTGAGGAACAGGACGGTAGAAGATATATTAACACCTGTGAACGATTGCTTCATGCTACCTAGCGATGCTCTCTTGGACTTTAACACCATGTCCAGCATCATGGAGAGCGGCTACACCCGTATACCAGTGTATGAGAACGAGCGCTCCAACATTGTGGACATCCTGTATTTGAAAGACTTGGCCTTTGTGGATCCAGAAGATTGCACCCCTCTGAGCACCATTACACGTTTCTACAGTCACCCTGTCCACTTTGTGTTCAGTGACACCAAGCTGGACGCTGTGCTGGAGGAGTTCAAGAAGG GCAAATCCCATATGGCCATTGTACAGAAAGTGAACAATGAAGGGGAAGGAGACCCGTTCTATGAAGTAATGGGTCTAGTCACTCTGGAAGATGTTATTGAAGAGATAATCAAATCAGAGATCCTGGATGAATCGGATGACTGCA AACAGAATGTAAAGAAGAAGCGTCCCAAGGTGCAGCCTATGTTAATGCCTCGTGGCGGGGAAGACCTGTCATTTTTCAAGACCAGTGACATAGAGCAGAGAGTCAAGCTGTCGCCCCAACTTTTACTGGCGACACAGCGCTTCTTATCACAAG AAGTGGAGCTCTTCAGCACCTCCCGGGTGTCAGAAAAGGTCCTCCTGCACTTATTGAAGTTACCAGGGGTCACACAAGAGGTAAAGTTCGATGACAGTGACCGCCTTGCCCCTGAGCACTACCTGTACTTGAGAAGTCAGCCTGTGGACTACTTTATTCTCATTCTGCAG GGTCGAGTACAGGTGGAAATTGGAAAGGAAGGTCTGAAGTTTGAGAATGGGGCCTTTACATACTATGGTGTGGCAGCACTGAACTCCTGTCTGTTAG CTCATCAGTCTCCTACCGGGGGTCAAGACCAATTGGAGTCTCCAGATTCTGGCTACTACTGCCCAGATTATTCTGTAAGAGCCTTATCTGACCTTCAGATAATAAAG GTCTCCCGGCTGCAGTATCTGAACGCTCTCCGGACCTCCTACTCCCACACCAGTGCCCAGTCTCCAGACAGCATAGAACTGAAGATATTTCCTACCAGCCAAACCCAGCTCCTGAATGATAAGAATGCTGGCGCAGGCACGG